GTTCCGGCTCGACGGGCGCACGGCGGTTATTACAGGCGGCAGCCGCGGATTGGGCCGCGCGATGGGGCAGGCGCTCGCGGAAGCCGGAGCCGACCTAATTCTGGTCGGGCGCGACGAAGAGGCTCTGGACACCGCGCGCCAGGAACTGCTCGCCCTCGGGCGCCGGGTCGCGGTCGTTCCTGGGGACGTGTCCACACCCGTGGGGGCCGAAGCCGCGTGCCGGCAGGTTCTGAACCTGAACCGCCAAGTGGATATCCTGATTAATAACGTCGGCGGGCGCCGGGCGGACGTGGCGATCGAAGACGTGCCTTTGGCTCAGTGGCAGGAACTGGTCGATCTGAACCTGACGAGCGCCTTGGTGTGCTCCCAGCAGTTGTGCCGAGGGATGCTCGATCGAGGGCGCGGGTCGGTGGTGAACGTGACGAGTATCGCGGGGCCGATCGCGATCAAGGGGATTCGCGGGCGGCACTACGAGACCACGAAATCGGCGCTCGCGGCCCTCACGCGCTCGATGGCCGC
This region of Gemmata massiliana genomic DNA includes:
- a CDS encoding SDR family NAD(P)-dependent oxidoreductase, which codes for MGVLDRFRLDGRTAVITGGSRGLGRAMGQALAEAGADLILVGRDEEALDTARQELLALGRRVAVVPGDVSTPVGAEAACRQVLNLNRQVDILINNVGGRRADVAIEDVPLAQWQELVDLNLTSALVCSQQLCRGMLDRGRGSVVNVTSIAGPIAIKGIRGRHYETTKSALAALTRSMAADWAPRGVRVNAIAPGVFLTDPNRRWFGEKPDFQSGFVSHIPMNRMGEPEELGPAAVFLASDAASYVTGATIVVDGGYTLW